In Oncorhynchus kisutch isolate 150728-3 linkage group LG7, Okis_V2, whole genome shotgun sequence, one DNA window encodes the following:
- the LOC109894562 gene encoding syncoilin isoform X2, whose translation MTFTFFLFSFYVGSLRQVMETPMAVEDLQRRREVESRENLHSGEDSMEEAHSVESSLMAALTHHERSMYGAGFAAQAHITEVVSPMERCVEYTFVQVQGNMDSVGLLFEECIKKVGHLESQRDELILELLQLEQPMLQATVALRGQLLEARRVLTSVQLEFIHLQIEVGQVKSKLFVTARDCIQSQLALAARQYEVAQAAITQEELRAHVQNLTEEVAQLQEAQHNQLNTLKDRARQPSRPRSMSDVTHCRRASLDLQKRLSGSMRNLEGWYEPRLLALLRRRQAGKETLRRSRDVGRDLKARLGPLKEQTQRLELQRACLEERIALMERERVERVAQYKETVDSLEETMRKLKLELCIQKKANRQLEELKKGLLSELNYDRGCIEVSETTAERES comes from the exons AtgacttttacattttttttattttctttttacGTTGGAAGTTTAAG ACAGGTGATGGAGACACCAATGGCTGttgaggatctacagagaaggaGGGAAGTTGAGTCTAGAGAGAACTTGCACTCTGGAGAGGACTCCATGGAGGAGGCACATTCTGTGGAGAGCAGCCTAATGGCAGCACTAACCCACCATGAGAGAAGCATGTACGGTGCCGGATTTGCGGCTCAAGCACACATCACTGAGGTAGTAAGCCCCATGGAGAGGTGTGTGGAATATACCTTTGTCCAGGTGCAGGGGAACATGGACAGTGTGGGGCTGCTCTTTGAGGAGTGCATCAAGAAGGTGGGCCATCTAGAAAGTCAAAGGGATGAATTGATACTGGAGCTGTTGCAGCTAGAGCAGCCCATGCTGCAAGCTACTGTGGCCTTGAGGGGACAGTTGTTAGAGGCACGTAGAGTTCTCACCAGTGTCCAGTTGGAGTTTATTCATCTGCAAATAGAGGTGGGACAAGTAAAGAGTAAGCTGTTTGTCACAGCCAGGGACTGTATCCAGAGCCAGCTAGCGCTGGCTGCACGGCAGTATGAGGTGGCCCAGGCTGCAATCACGCAG GAGGAGCTCCGGGCCCACGTCCAGAATCTTACAGAGGAGGTAGCCCAGCTTCAGGAAGCCCAGCACAACCAGCTGAACACCCTAAAGGACCGGGCCAGACAACCATCCCGTCCCCGGTCTATGAGCGATGTCACTCACTGCCGACGAGCATCCCTGGACCTGCAGAAGCGCCTCAGTGGCAGCATGAGGAATCTAGAAGGCTGGTATGAGCCACGCCTGCTAGCCCTCCTCCGGAGGAGGCAGGCTGGGAAAGAGACCCTGAGAAGGAGCAGGGATGTGGGCCGAGACCTTAAGGCCAGACTGGGGCCCCTGAAGGAGCAGACCCAGAGGCTGGAGCTGCAGAGAGCTTGTCTAGAGGAGAGGATTGCtctgatggagagggagagggtggagagagtggCACAGTATAAG GAGACTGTGGACTCGCTTGAGGAGACCATGAGGAAGCTGAAGTTGGAGCTTTGCATTCAGAAAAAGGCAAACAGACAATTGGAAGAATTGAAGAAGGGACTTTTGAGTGAGCTGAACTATGACAG gggcTGTATTGAAGTGAGCGAAACAACTGCTGAAAGGGAGTCCTAA
- the LOC109894562 gene encoding syncoilin isoform X1, with protein MFMFRQAAPQKRWSKEETVCLCCYLHFSASLSRKQVMETPMAVEDLQRRREVESRENLHSGEDSMEEAHSVESSLMAALTHHERSMYGAGFAAQAHITEVVSPMERCVEYTFVQVQGNMDSVGLLFEECIKKVGHLESQRDELILELLQLEQPMLQATVALRGQLLEARRVLTSVQLEFIHLQIEVGQVKSKLFVTARDCIQSQLALAARQYEVAQAAITQEELRAHVQNLTEEVAQLQEAQHNQLNTLKDRARQPSRPRSMSDVTHCRRASLDLQKRLSGSMRNLEGWYEPRLLALLRRRQAGKETLRRSRDVGRDLKARLGPLKEQTQRLELQRACLEERIALMERERVERVAQYKETVDSLEETMRKLKLELCIQKKANRQLEELKKGLLSELNYDRGCIEVSETTAERES; from the exons ATGTTTATGTTTAGACAAGCAGCTCCACAGAAAAGGTGGTCTAAAGAGGAAACTGTTTGTCTGTGTTGCTATCTACACTTCTCTGCATCGTTGTCTAGAAA ACAGGTGATGGAGACACCAATGGCTGttgaggatctacagagaaggaGGGAAGTTGAGTCTAGAGAGAACTTGCACTCTGGAGAGGACTCCATGGAGGAGGCACATTCTGTGGAGAGCAGCCTAATGGCAGCACTAACCCACCATGAGAGAAGCATGTACGGTGCCGGATTTGCGGCTCAAGCACACATCACTGAGGTAGTAAGCCCCATGGAGAGGTGTGTGGAATATACCTTTGTCCAGGTGCAGGGGAACATGGACAGTGTGGGGCTGCTCTTTGAGGAGTGCATCAAGAAGGTGGGCCATCTAGAAAGTCAAAGGGATGAATTGATACTGGAGCTGTTGCAGCTAGAGCAGCCCATGCTGCAAGCTACTGTGGCCTTGAGGGGACAGTTGTTAGAGGCACGTAGAGTTCTCACCAGTGTCCAGTTGGAGTTTATTCATCTGCAAATAGAGGTGGGACAAGTAAAGAGTAAGCTGTTTGTCACAGCCAGGGACTGTATCCAGAGCCAGCTAGCGCTGGCTGCACGGCAGTATGAGGTGGCCCAGGCTGCAATCACGCAG GAGGAGCTCCGGGCCCACGTCCAGAATCTTACAGAGGAGGTAGCCCAGCTTCAGGAAGCCCAGCACAACCAGCTGAACACCCTAAAGGACCGGGCCAGACAACCATCCCGTCCCCGGTCTATGAGCGATGTCACTCACTGCCGACGAGCATCCCTGGACCTGCAGAAGCGCCTCAGTGGCAGCATGAGGAATCTAGAAGGCTGGTATGAGCCACGCCTGCTAGCCCTCCTCCGGAGGAGGCAGGCTGGGAAAGAGACCCTGAGAAGGAGCAGGGATGTGGGCCGAGACCTTAAGGCCAGACTGGGGCCCCTGAAGGAGCAGACCCAGAGGCTGGAGCTGCAGAGAGCTTGTCTAGAGGAGAGGATTGCtctgatggagagggagagggtggagagagtggCACAGTATAAG GAGACTGTGGACTCGCTTGAGGAGACCATGAGGAAGCTGAAGTTGGAGCTTTGCATTCAGAAAAAGGCAAACAGACAATTGGAAGAATTGAAGAAGGGACTTTTGAGTGAGCTGAACTATGACAG gggcTGTATTGAAGTGAGCGAAACAACTGCTGAAAGGGAGTCCTAA